Proteins found in one Allorhizobium pseudoryzae genomic segment:
- a CDS encoding RES family NAD+ phosphorylase gives MSSPIWTPDALSSEAQPLTGAFWRLVEAQHQVSTMKLTDTSSEQARLETLLEDTKPTLPADAQVLDYLLATPFRYGALYPQGSRFRRAGRTLGVFYAAVRETTAVAEMAFYRLLFFRESPATPLSANPSDYTAFAAKISTPRAINLTRPPLSRDRAAWEHPTEYGACQALADAARSASIEAILYRSVRDPEGGTNLALLSPAGFAQNKPVARRSWRIHFSAEHVQALSDFPRRRLGFALTDFTSDPRIAERIAPIGSPQDPP, from the coding sequence ATGTCCTCACCTATCTGGACGCCAGACGCGCTCTCGTCTGAAGCGCAGCCGCTCACCGGCGCATTCTGGCGACTGGTGGAAGCGCAGCACCAGGTTTCGACAATGAAGCTGACCGACACCAGCAGCGAGCAGGCGCGGCTGGAAACGCTCCTGGAGGACACAAAGCCCACTCTCCCCGCGGACGCACAGGTCCTGGACTATCTGCTGGCGACACCCTTCCGCTACGGCGCCCTCTACCCGCAGGGCTCACGCTTTCGGCGCGCAGGAAGAACGCTTGGTGTCTTTTATGCCGCCGTGCGCGAGACGACGGCGGTGGCCGAGATGGCCTTTTATCGCCTTCTGTTCTTCAGGGAATCACCGGCCACCCCGCTTTCGGCAAATCCTTCCGACTACACAGCCTTTGCAGCGAAGATCTCAACGCCCCGCGCCATCAACCTCACCCGTCCGCCCCTGTCGCGGGACCGGGCGGCCTGGGAACACCCGACCGAATACGGCGCCTGCCAGGCTCTGGCCGATGCAGCGCGCTCGGCTTCCATAGAGGCAATCCTGTACCGGTCGGTCCGCGATCCCGAAGGCGGCACCAATCTGGCCTTACTCAGCCCTGCAGGTTTTGCGCAGAACAAACCGGTCGCTCGCCGAAGCTGGCGTATTCACTTCTCGGCTGAACACGTTCAAGCTCTGTCGGATTTTCCTCGTCGCAGGCTCGGCTTTGCCCTTACCGATTTTACTTCCGATCCCAGGATTGCCGAGCGGATTGCCCCTATCGGATCGCCGCAAGATCCGCCCTGA